The Sphingobium aromaticiconvertens genome has a segment encoding these proteins:
- a CDS encoding LysR family transcriptional regulator, translating to MLELRTLRHMLALARRLNYARAAEELGITQPTLTRSIQALERQLGVRLFDRDRSGVNLTPQGQMIADRASFLIADADDLERQSQLSAQGEVGRIRFGMAPMPARALLSRLLTDRLNVAPEVANEVVVRDVEALWGLLLAGEIEFFVSQDGVIHDVTQARVELLGHFPLSLIVRARHPLLLEDGMEGRFPVLRSSWAGLPLSAAIQDHIYGSPNVVEDFGALVATAAATDAIWFTSTYAVAEEMNEGILVELPHQHPQHVKVVMYTLARRSPSPLSQALKKVLRHHIRLMEGVDGSSA from the coding sequence ATGCTGGAATTACGCACCCTCCGTCATATGCTGGCCCTCGCGCGGCGCCTCAACTATGCGCGGGCCGCCGAGGAGTTGGGCATAACCCAACCCACGTTGACCCGATCCATCCAGGCTCTGGAGCGCCAGCTTGGCGTTCGCCTCTTCGATCGCGACCGCAGCGGCGTGAACCTGACACCCCAGGGCCAGATGATCGCGGACCGGGCGAGCTTCCTGATTGCTGACGCAGACGATCTGGAGCGCCAGTCGCAACTCAGCGCGCAGGGAGAGGTTGGCCGCATCCGCTTCGGCATGGCGCCCATGCCTGCGCGGGCGCTGCTTTCCCGGCTATTGACGGATCGGCTGAACGTCGCGCCGGAGGTTGCGAATGAGGTGGTCGTGCGCGACGTGGAGGCGCTGTGGGGGCTGCTCCTCGCGGGGGAGATCGAGTTCTTCGTGAGCCAGGATGGCGTGATCCACGATGTGACGCAGGCGCGTGTCGAACTGCTGGGACATTTTCCACTAAGCCTGATCGTTCGCGCGAGGCATCCCTTGCTCTTGGAGGATGGAATGGAGGGGCGCTTTCCTGTCCTGCGGTCCAGTTGGGCGGGATTGCCACTCTCCGCAGCAATACAGGATCATATTTACGGTTCGCCCAATGTGGTTGAGGATTTTGGGGCATTGGTTGCAACAGCGGCAGCGACCGATGCGATATGGTTCACCTCCACCTATGCCGTTGCGGAAGAGATGAATGAGGGAATCCTGGTCGAGCTTCCCCATCAGCACCCCCAGCATGTGAAGGTGGTGATGTACACATTGGCTCGCCGGTCCCCGTCGCCCTTATCTCAGGCGCTGAAGAAAGTCCTGCGGCATCATATCCGTCTCATGGAAGGGGTCGACGGTTCCAGCGCCTAG
- a CDS encoding amidohydrolase family protein encodes MHAQIGFQNSGVTQAGSLMSLGDPALALAIIQIYNDASAEYQQVSGNRIFNMAHLPFWDQAELEKEARRCHDMGLKGFVLPDTPERVGVPSFLSDYWTPFLEMCEATGMPLNFHLNAAIDPNTLTWDGFGFEQTLSVVATMFSIGNAATLGNWMVSGRLDQHPRLKIGLIESGMGWVPFAVEALEHQFNEMLPSKAHLLHKRPWEYFRDHFWVTYWFEKVGPKQLLETIGVDNVMFETDFPHPTSLYPGVQAHVIDTLGGYDFATKKKVLQDNACKLYNLPL; translated from the coding sequence ATGCATGCCCAGATCGGCTTCCAGAATTCGGGCGTCACCCAGGCCGGATCGCTGATGTCGCTGGGCGATCCCGCCCTCGCCCTTGCGATCATCCAGATCTACAATGACGCCTCCGCCGAATATCAGCAGGTGTCGGGCAACCGCATCTTCAACATGGCCCATCTGCCCTTCTGGGATCAGGCCGAGTTGGAGAAGGAAGCCCGCCGTTGCCATGACATGGGCCTCAAGGGCTTTGTCCTGCCCGACACGCCCGAGCGCGTCGGCGTGCCCAGCTTCCTGAGCGATTACTGGACCCCGTTCCTGGAAATGTGTGAAGCGACTGGCATGCCGCTCAACTTCCACCTCAATGCGGCGATCGACCCCAACACGCTGACCTGGGATGGCTTTGGCTTTGAACAGACGCTGTCAGTGGTGGCGACGATGTTCTCGATCGGCAATGCCGCGACGCTGGGCAACTGGATGGTGTCGGGCCGGCTCGACCAGCATCCCAGGCTCAAGATCGGCCTCATTGAAAGCGGCATGGGCTGGGTGCCCTTCGCGGTCGAGGCGCTGGAGCATCAGTTCAACGAAATGCTGCCCAGCAAGGCGCATCTGCTCCACAAGCGGCCATGGGAATATTTCCGCGACCATTTCTGGGTGACCTACTGGTTCGAGAAGGTCGGTCCCAAGCAGTTGCTGGAGACGATCGGCGTCGACAATGTGATGTTCGAAACCGACTTCCCGCATCCCACCTCGCTCTATCCCGGCGTCCAGGCGCATGTCATCGACACGCTGGGCGGCTATGACTTCGCCACCAAGAAGAAGGTCCTCCAGGATAACGCCTGCAAGCTCTACAACCTGCCCCTCTGA
- a CDS encoding helix-turn-helix domain-containing protein, with translation MHTHIVSWEDYRRRARLLKAAALLSEGRMPIGNVAAEVGFESQSAFSRAFKELTGRSPRDFKTSIA, from the coding sequence ATGCATACCCATATCGTCAGTTGGGAGGATTATCGGCGCCGGGCGCGGCTGCTCAAAGCTGCCGCCCTGCTCAGCGAAGGCCGAATGCCGATCGGCAATGTCGCGGCCGAGGTCGGTTTTGAAAGCCAGAGCGCCTTTTCGCGGGCGTTCAAGGAACTGACCGGACGCAGCCCGCGCGACTTCAAGACCAGCATCGCCTGA
- a CDS encoding M3 family metallopeptidase yields MTDTAPNPLLQPWDGPLGAPPFAAVRAEDFLPAFHTAMALHRSEITAIATRREVATFDNVIAALERSGEPLARVRRLFWTLSSAQSTPAIRAIEAEVSALMSAHSTAISHDSALAARVAAVHETRHEAKLSPEQIRLVESSHTAFLRGGSALTPDAKARFAQIDARLSALSVAFGHNVLAATADWAMDLGPDDLTGLPPSLCNAAAARAQAKDAPGRYHITLDRTDYESFLAFSDRRDLRETLWRAFTARCDGGAHDNWPIIAETLALRQERAALLGYADHAHYALEDSMARTPDAAQALLEELWEPGKRRAAEEAAELQALIDAEGGGFVLAAWDWRFYAEKVRRTRFALDGMAVAQHLRLDAVRQAAFDTAARLYDLRFTRREDIAGYHPDVSAWEVSDGSGIPIGLLFTDYLSRPEKHGGAWMGSLRVQEQMDGDVRPIVYLVANFAPAPPPDRAATRLSIDEARTLFHEFGHALHGLLSRVTYPSQSGTSVARDFVEFPSKFMENWIVSAPVLSGFGVPDDLIAAIRNAEAYGQGFATVELISCALVDLAMHRAPEAATNPRAFVEGELARLGMPPEIGLRHQIPYFTHIFDGGYASAYYSYVWSEALDADAFEAFVASGDIFDPALAARFRSEILSTGDSRDPMESFTAFRGNAPDASALMRARHLVDA; encoded by the coding sequence TTGACTGACACGGCCCCCAATCCTCTGCTGCAACCCTGGGACGGTCCGTTGGGCGCGCCCCCGTTCGCAGCCGTGCGGGCAGAGGATTTCCTCCCCGCCTTTCACACTGCAATGGCTTTGCATCGCAGTGAAATCACCGCGATTGCAACGCGAAGGGAGGTTGCAACCTTCGACAATGTGATCGCTGCGCTGGAGCGTTCGGGCGAGCCATTGGCCCGCGTGCGCCGCTTGTTCTGGACACTCTCCTCTGCTCAGTCGACCCCGGCCATTCGCGCGATAGAGGCAGAAGTTTCTGCCCTGATGAGCGCCCATTCGACCGCCATCAGCCATGATAGCGCGCTGGCCGCCCGCGTTGCCGCCGTCCATGAGACACGGCATGAGGCCAAGCTTTCGCCCGAACAAATCCGCCTGGTCGAATCCAGTCACACCGCCTTCCTCCGCGGCGGATCGGCGCTCACCCCCGATGCGAAGGCCCGCTTCGCGCAGATCGACGCGCGGCTCTCAGCGCTATCGGTCGCGTTCGGCCATAATGTGCTTGCCGCCACCGCCGATTGGGCGATGGACCTGGGACCGGATGACCTGACCGGCCTGCCCCCCTCGCTATGTAACGCCGCCGCCGCTCGCGCGCAGGCGAAGGACGCTCCGGGCCGCTATCATATCACGCTCGACCGCACGGATTATGAAAGCTTCCTGGCCTTTTCGGACCGGCGCGACCTGCGCGAAACGCTATGGCGCGCCTTCACTGCTCGCTGCGACGGCGGCGCGCACGACAATTGGCCGATCATCGCCGAAACGCTGGCGCTGCGACAGGAGCGCGCTGCCTTACTCGGCTATGCCGACCATGCCCATTATGCGCTGGAAGACAGCATGGCGCGCACCCCGGACGCAGCGCAGGCGCTGCTCGAAGAGCTATGGGAGCCGGGCAAGCGCCGCGCGGCGGAGGAAGCCGCCGAGTTGCAGGCGCTGATCGACGCGGAAGGTGGCGGCTTCGTCCTCGCCGCCTGGGACTGGCGCTTCTATGCTGAAAAGGTGCGCCGGACTCGTTTCGCCCTCGACGGCATGGCAGTCGCGCAACATTTGCGGCTGGACGCCGTGCGGCAGGCCGCCTTCGACACAGCGGCCCGGCTCTACGACCTGCGCTTCACCCGCCGCGAAGACATTGCAGGCTATCATCCCGACGTTTCGGCATGGGAGGTGAGCGACGGCAGCGGCATCCCTATCGGCCTGCTCTTCACCGACTATCTTTCCCGCCCCGAAAAACATGGCGGCGCCTGGATGGGCAGCCTGCGCGTGCAGGAGCAGATGGACGGCGACGTCCGCCCGATCGTCTATCTGGTCGCTAATTTCGCGCCCGCTCCGCCCCCTGACAGAGCCGCCACCCGCCTGTCAATCGACGAAGCGCGCACCCTGTTCCACGAATTTGGCCATGCGCTGCACGGTCTCCTCTCCCGCGTCACCTATCCCAGCCAGTCGGGTACGTCGGTGGCCCGCGACTTTGTGGAATTTCCCAGCAAGTTCATGGAAAACTGGATCGTCAGCGCGCCCGTGCTCTCCGGCTTCGGCGTGCCCGACGATCTGATCGCGGCCATCCGCAACGCCGAAGCCTATGGCCAGGGTTTCGCCACGGTGGAACTGATCAGTTGCGCCCTGGTCGATCTCGCCATGCATCGCGCGCCCGAGGCCGCCACCAATCCGCGCGCCTTTGTCGAGGGGGAACTGGCCCGGCTCGGCATGCCGCCCGAAATCGGCCTGCGCCACCAGATCCCCTATTTCACCCATATCTTCGACGGCGGCTATGCCAGCGCTTATTATAGCTATGTCTGGTCGGAGGCGCTGGACGCCGATGCATTCGAGGCCTTTGTGGCGAGCGGCGACATTTTCGATCCCGCCCTCGCCGCCCGCTTCCGGTCGGAAATACTCAGCACCGGCGACAGTCGCGATCCGATGGAGTCCTTCACCGCCTTTCGCGGCAACGCCCCCGATGCCAGCGCCCTGATGCGGGCGCGCCATCTGGTCGATGCATGA
- a CDS encoding transglutaminase family protein: MLIRCGYDIRFEIDQPTAMMALLSIHPSRHQDLKTPQRLMADPDIPLYQFEDGFGNVATRLTIPQGGVTLSCDFVIEDSGEPDRPTPGGPQMPVEELPDEVIPYLLGSRYCETDRLMDVAWSRFGHLTCARERVDAIVTFVHTHIAFGYHHARSDKTAWNAYQERQGVCRDFAHLAITLCRCMNIPARYCTGYLGDIGIPPVDAPMDFSAWFDVYIAGDWYTHDARHNRPRIGRILMARGRDATDVALTTAFGPANLVRFDVHTDEVQSID, from the coding sequence ATGCTGATCCGTTGCGGATATGACATAAGATTTGAAATCGACCAGCCAACCGCGATGATGGCGCTTTTGAGCATCCACCCCTCCCGTCATCAGGATCTCAAGACGCCCCAGCGGTTGATGGCGGACCCGGATATTCCGCTCTACCAATTTGAGGATGGGTTCGGGAATGTCGCGACGCGCCTTACCATCCCGCAGGGTGGCGTCACCCTGTCCTGCGACTTCGTGATCGAGGATAGCGGCGAACCCGATCGCCCTACTCCCGGCGGCCCACAAATGCCCGTCGAGGAGTTACCCGACGAGGTCATCCCTTATCTGCTGGGCAGTCGTTACTGTGAAACCGACCGGCTGATGGACGTGGCCTGGTCGCGCTTTGGCCATCTCACCTGTGCCCGCGAGCGGGTGGATGCGATCGTCACCTTCGTCCACACCCATATCGCGTTCGGCTATCATCACGCCCGTAGCGACAAGACGGCATGGAACGCCTATCAGGAGCGGCAGGGCGTGTGCCGCGATTTCGCCCATCTTGCCATCACGCTGTGCCGCTGCATGAACATTCCAGCGCGCTATTGCACCGGTTATCTGGGCGACATCGGCATCCCGCCGGTGGACGCACCGATGGATTTCAGCGCCTGGTTCGATGTCTATATCGCCGGCGACTGGTACACCCATGATGCGCGCCACAACCGGCCGCGCATCGGCCGCATCCTGATGGCGCGCGGACGCGACGCTACCGATGTCGCCTTGACCACAGCCTTTGGTCCGGCAAATCTGGTGCGGTTCGACGTCCATACCGACGAGGTGCAAAGCATTGACTGA
- a CDS encoding transglutaminase family protein: protein MPLLTIHHVTTYRYRQPVFLGEHRIMMRPREAFDQHLLSARLEIAPEPCELRWLHDVFGNSVAVAVFDRRTDSLIVTSEATLEHAPLGQGQVDVEPYARLFPFTYSSEDMPDLLRSIERQYHDPGRVLDNWARTFVKNDGTTGTIPMLTQMATSVRRDFTYVPRHEKGTQSPLETLTKRQGTCRDFAVLMIEAVRALGFAARFVSGYVYNPSPSEGVVGGGNTHAWVRIFLPGSGWVEFDPTNGIIGNRGLIRVAVARDAYQALPLSGTWFGFPASFLGMDITVDVHRADSSQYPSSVHGAINSRLAGPSGK from the coding sequence ATGCCGTTGCTGACGATCCATCACGTCACCACCTATCGCTACAGGCAACCCGTGTTCCTTGGTGAGCATCGCATCATGATGCGGCCTCGGGAAGCCTTTGACCAGCATTTGCTGTCCGCCCGGCTGGAGATCGCGCCGGAGCCGTGCGAGTTGCGCTGGCTGCATGACGTGTTCGGTAATTCGGTCGCCGTTGCGGTGTTCGACCGTCGCACGGATAGCCTGATCGTGACGAGCGAGGCGACACTGGAACATGCCCCACTCGGCCAGGGGCAGGTCGATGTGGAGCCTTATGCCCGCCTCTTCCCCTTCACCTATTCATCGGAGGATATGCCCGACCTGCTCCGGTCGATCGAACGGCAATATCACGACCCCGGCCGCGTGCTGGACAATTGGGCGCGCACCTTCGTCAAGAACGACGGGACGACAGGGACGATTCCCATGCTGACCCAAATGGCCACCAGCGTGCGGCGCGACTTTACCTATGTGCCGCGCCATGAAAAGGGCACCCAGTCTCCCCTGGAAACGCTGACGAAGCGTCAGGGCACCTGCCGCGACTTCGCCGTCCTGATGATAGAGGCGGTCCGGGCGCTGGGCTTCGCCGCCCGCTTCGTGTCGGGCTATGTCTATAACCCTTCCCCGTCGGAGGGGGTGGTCGGCGGCGGCAATACCCACGCCTGGGTCCGCATCTTCCTGCCCGGATCGGGCTGGGTCGAGTTCGATCCGACCAATGGCATCATCGGCAATCGCGGCCTCATCCGGGTCGCGGTCGCGCGCGACGCTTATCAGGCGCTTCCACTGTCAGGCACATGGTTCGGCTTCCCCGCCAGCTTCCTTGGCATGGACATCACCGTCGACGTCCATCGCGCCGATTCCAGCCAATATCCTTCCTCCGTTCACGGAGCCATCAACAGTCGGCTTGCCGGCCCGTCAGGAAAGTGA
- a CDS encoding N-formylglutamate amidohydrolase — MAGRMTDMLLGPDDPAPFTLHNAAGTSPFLLIGDHAGDAIPSRLGDLGLSAGDRARHIALDIGVRGLGEALAERLNAAFLHQAYSRLVIDCNRDPASAEAMPALSDGSRVPGNEALDDDSRAARIAAIHAPYHAAIAGVVAARAAGGQGTILLALHSFTPVMAGHERPWHVGVLYWRGVTDFAVRMIRVLQDLGDWVVGDNEPYVMDDTDYTVPAHAFAQGLAYAEIEVRQDLIGTSDGQRLWADRLALAARAAAGG, encoded by the coding sequence ATGGCCGGGCGCATGACCGACATGCTGCTGGGTCCGGACGATCCGGCGCCTTTCACCCTGCATAACGCGGCGGGCACATCCCCGTTCCTGTTGATCGGCGATCATGCGGGCGATGCCATCCCTTCACGGCTTGGCGATCTGGGACTAAGCGCTGGTGATCGGGCGCGGCACATCGCCCTGGACATCGGTGTGCGGGGGCTAGGCGAGGCGTTGGCGGAAAGGCTGAACGCGGCGTTCCTGCACCAGGCTTATTCGCGGCTTGTCATCGACTGCAACCGCGATCCTGCGAGTGCGGAGGCCATGCCTGCCCTGTCGGACGGGAGCCGCGTGCCGGGCAATGAAGCGCTGGACGATGACTCTCGCGCGGCCCGGATAGCGGCTATCCATGCACCCTATCATGCCGCGATCGCCGGGGTAGTCGCGGCGCGGGCGGCGGGAGGGCAGGGGACGATCCTGCTGGCGCTCCACAGTTTTACGCCGGTCATGGCGGGCCATGAACGCCCCTGGCATGTCGGTGTCCTGTACTGGCGCGGCGTAACGGATTTTGCCGTTCGGATGATACGCGTGCTTCAGGATCTAGGCGATTGGGTCGTGGGCGACAATGAACCCTATGTGATGGACGACACCGATTATACGGTGCCAGCCCATGCCTTTGCGCAGGGCCTTGCCTATGCGGAGATCGAAGTGCGGCAGGATTTGATCGGCACGTCTGACGGACAGCGCCTATGGGCTGACCGGCTGGCCCTTGCCGCTCGGGCTGCGGCGGGAGGGTGA
- a CDS encoding efflux transporter outer membrane subunit, which yields MRVDRRGAALVLALLGGCSMAPAYAPPIAPAPQIYREVAGWAAATPLDTAPRDAWWTTFNDPVLNDLEARAEQASPTLAAALARYDQARAAARIEGADLYPQISAGGDASRQRVSGNRFGGNGNAQTYNDFQVGGALDYELDLWGRIRNSVKAARADADASGADLASARLSLQTAVADAYARLRGLDAQAALLQQTVTAFTRAYDLTVTRRQGGIASGMDVNRARTVLGNARAQISAIANERAATEHEIAALIGAVASDFAIAPRVQPLTAPALPAGTPSELLQRRPDIAAAERRIYAANARIGVAKAAFFPSLTLGLGGGWEATHGDLLTTPNSFWGLGPLSTILTLFDGGRRRASVKLSRADYEELTASYRETVLTAFRQVEDALAANRYLASQSVDQRDAAQAAARTSTIALSRYHDGASDYLEVVTAQTDALEAQRALLVVETQRMRASVSLVKALGG from the coding sequence ATGCGCGTTGACCGCCGGGGCGCGGCTCTCGTTCTGGCGCTCCTTGGGGGCTGCTCGATGGCGCCTGCCTATGCGCCGCCCATCGCCCCCGCTCCGCAAATTTATCGGGAGGTCGCGGGCTGGGCCGCCGCAACACCCCTCGACACCGCCCCGCGCGACGCCTGGTGGACCACGTTCAACGACCCGGTCCTCAACGACCTTGAGGCGCGGGCCGAGCAGGCCAGCCCCACGCTGGCCGCCGCGCTGGCCCGCTACGATCAGGCACGCGCCGCCGCGCGGATAGAAGGCGCCGACCTCTACCCCCAGATCAGCGCCGGGGGCGATGCCAGCCGCCAGCGGGTTTCGGGCAATCGCTTCGGCGGCAATGGCAATGCCCAGACCTATAATGATTTCCAGGTCGGCGGCGCGCTCGACTATGAACTCGACCTGTGGGGCCGTATCCGCAACAGCGTGAAGGCGGCCCGCGCCGACGCTGATGCCAGCGGTGCGGACCTCGCCTCCGCGCGCCTCAGCCTGCAAACCGCCGTCGCGGACGCCTATGCCCGGCTGCGCGGCCTGGATGCGCAGGCCGCCCTGCTGCAACAGACCGTCACCGCCTTCACCCGCGCCTATGACCTGACTGTCACTCGACGGCAGGGCGGCATCGCGTCCGGCATGGACGTCAACCGCGCAAGGACGGTGCTGGGCAATGCCCGCGCGCAGATTTCTGCCATCGCCAACGAACGCGCTGCCACCGAGCATGAGATCGCAGCCCTCATCGGCGCGGTGGCGTCCGACTTTGCGATCGCTCCGCGTGTGCAACCGCTTACCGCCCCCGCCTTGCCCGCCGGCACCCCTTCGGAACTGCTCCAACGCCGGCCCGACATCGCTGCGGCAGAGCGCCGCATCTATGCCGCCAACGCGCGCATCGGCGTGGCGAAGGCGGCCTTCTTCCCTTCGCTCACATTGGGCCTTGGCGGCGGATGGGAGGCGACTCATGGAGACCTGCTGACGACACCCAACAGCTTCTGGGGCCTTGGCCCGCTCTCGACCATATTAACGCTGTTCGATGGGGGCCGTCGCCGGGCCTCAGTGAAATTATCGCGCGCCGACTATGAGGAACTGACGGCCAGTTATCGTGAAACCGTCCTGACCGCCTTCCGTCAGGTCGAGGACGCCCTTGCCGCCAACCGCTATCTGGCGTCACAGTCCGTCGACCAGAGGGACGCAGCCCAAGCTGCCGCCCGGACCAGCACGATCGCGCTGAGCCGCTATCATGACGGCGCTTCCGACTATCTGGAGGTCGTCACCGCCCAAACCGACGCGCTGGAGGCGCAACGCGCATTGCTGGTGGTGGAGACGCAAAGGATGCGTGCGAGTGTGTCGCTGGTGAAAGCGCTGGGCGGATAG
- a CDS encoding efflux RND transporter periplasmic adaptor subunit, with protein MESVATTGPDSRTLKRVGIGAAVVALCVVAIGTATRISATNDLRETAADASIPTVAVVTPSIGGEGNALVLPGNVQAYNSAAIYARTNGYVRRWLADIGDHVGAGQPLAILDAPEIDQQLAAANADYQTALANQRLAGSTAKRWQAMLAQDAVSQQETDEKAGDLAARIAVSNAALANVNRLRALQGFTRLSAPFGGIVTSRSAQIGALVVSGNAAAQPLFTVSDIHRMRIYVRVPQGYSASVKPGMGATLTLPEYPGRNFTATLTRSAGAVDAQSGAVLVELQADNPDGALKPGAFAQVKFDVGAGQGNGVTLPGSTILYGNDGPTVAIVDRNGRVRVKPVTIARDEGSTVQLSGGVSPNDRIVDTPPDAIRTGDRVKVQAPAKAAKGAANAR; from the coding sequence ATGGAAAGTGTCGCAACAACCGGGCCGGACAGTCGCACCCTGAAACGGGTGGGCATCGGCGCTGCCGTCGTCGCCCTGTGCGTGGTCGCCATCGGCACGGCGACGCGGATCAGCGCTACCAACGACCTGCGTGAAACGGCCGCCGACGCATCCATCCCGACGGTCGCGGTCGTCACCCCGTCCATAGGTGGTGAGGGCAATGCGCTGGTCCTGCCGGGCAATGTGCAGGCCTATAACAGCGCCGCCATCTACGCGCGCACCAACGGCTATGTCCGTCGCTGGCTCGCCGACATCGGCGATCATGTCGGGGCGGGCCAGCCGCTGGCGATCCTCGACGCGCCGGAAATCGACCAGCAGCTTGCGGCGGCCAATGCCGATTATCAGACCGCGCTCGCCAATCAGCGACTCGCTGGCAGCACAGCCAAGCGCTGGCAGGCGATGCTGGCACAGGATGCCGTCTCGCAGCAGGAAACCGATGAGAAAGCGGGCGACCTTGCCGCCCGGATCGCGGTATCCAACGCAGCGCTCGCCAATGTGAACCGTTTGCGCGCCTTGCAGGGCTTTACGCGCCTGTCCGCGCCTTTTGGCGGCATCGTCACCAGCCGCTCCGCCCAGATCGGCGCGCTCGTCGTCTCCGGCAATGCCGCCGCGCAGCCGCTTTTCACCGTGTCCGACATTCACCGGATGCGGATTTATGTCCGGGTGCCTCAGGGCTATTCGGCGTCGGTAAAGCCCGGCATGGGCGCAACGCTCACCCTACCCGAATATCCGGGCCGTAATTTCACCGCGACCCTGACGCGCAGCGCGGGCGCCGTCGATGCTCAGTCCGGTGCCGTGCTGGTCGAATTGCAGGCGGATAATCCCGATGGTGCGCTGAAACCCGGCGCCTTCGCTCAAGTGAAGTTCGATGTCGGCGCCGGTCAAGGCAACGGCGTGACCCTACCTGGCAGCACAATCCTCTACGGCAATGACGGCCCGACGGTCGCCATCGTCGATCGCAACGGACGCGTGCGCGTAAAGCCTGTCACCATCGCCCGCGATGAAGGCAGCACGGTCCAGCTATCGGGCGGCGTCTCGCCAAACGACCGGATCGTCGATACGCCGCCCGACGCGATCCGCACGGGCGACAGGGTGAAGGTGCAGGCACCCGCCAAGGCCGCAAAGGGCGCCGCGAATGCGCGTTGA